A single window of Providencia alcalifaciens DNA harbors:
- a CDS encoding substrate-binding domain-containing protein yields the protein MMQNRKVTASDVAEVAGVSRSSVSRAFTEGASIHPKKQQKILDAAKQLGYQPNFFARTLSTPNQKKRSNIVAILVSDLSNPYESYLFEALSSALQGHGKQPMLLNVKQAGDLDAAILQLSGYQIDGVVAVVGSLPAEHFHQCLKLSLPLITLGRSDAAGLIPSVQTDNQLAGEMAAKYLLSLGLTKLGFLAGRGDGQASNERYQGFKNHLMAANYPEPARLSAGSYRYQAGFGAALQHQQQLQMLDGLFCAADSLALGVMDCCQQALNIAVPEQLRIVGCDDIPMAGWEGYQLTTLAQPVDRIAQQVITLLEGIWAQSENQPNLIKLEPELMVRKSA from the coding sequence ATGATGCAAAATCGAAAAGTGACGGCATCGGATGTGGCGGAAGTGGCAGGCGTTTCCCGCTCGTCGGTATCCCGGGCATTTACCGAAGGCGCGAGTATCCACCCGAAAAAACAGCAAAAGATTTTAGATGCGGCGAAGCAGTTGGGTTATCAACCTAATTTTTTTGCTCGTACACTGAGTACGCCTAACCAGAAAAAACGTTCCAATATCGTGGCGATCCTTGTCAGTGATTTATCGAACCCGTATGAATCCTATTTGTTTGAAGCCTTATCCAGCGCATTACAAGGGCACGGAAAACAGCCGATGTTGTTGAATGTGAAGCAGGCGGGCGACCTTGATGCGGCGATTTTGCAATTATCGGGATACCAAATTGATGGAGTGGTCGCTGTGGTGGGGTCACTGCCAGCGGAGCATTTTCATCAATGTTTAAAGCTCTCTTTACCGCTAATTACACTGGGGCGCAGTGATGCTGCGGGATTGATCCCTTCAGTACAAACAGATAACCAATTAGCCGGTGAAATGGCAGCAAAATATCTATTAAGTTTAGGCTTAACTAAGTTAGGATTTTTGGCAGGGCGTGGAGATGGGCAGGCATCAAATGAACGCTATCAAGGCTTTAAAAACCATTTAATGGCAGCGAACTATCCTGAGCCAGCGCGTCTATCAGCGGGGAGTTATCGTTATCAAGCGGGCTTTGGGGCGGCGTTACAACATCAGCAGCAACTTCAAATGCTGGATGGTTTATTTTGTGCCGCAGATTCTTTGGCGCTGGGGGTAATGGATTGTTGCCAGCAAGCGCTGAATATTGCGGTTCCTGAGCAACTTAGGATCGTGGGGTGTGATGATATTCCGATGGCGGGGTGGGAAGGGTATCAACTCACGACATTGGCGCAGCCTGTGGATCGCATTGCTCAGCAAGTGATTACCTTGCTTGAAGGCATTTGGGCGCAGTCAGAGAATCAACCGAATCTTATCAAGCTTGAACCTGAGCTGATGGTGCGCAAAAGTGCATAA